One Tolypothrix bouteillei VB521301 DNA window includes the following coding sequences:
- a CDS encoding NB-ARC domain-containing protein, which produces MDFKELLEFTDEAVFIKVGRRLSAVEITILKGSWENLTYEQIAGIANSSLVRVKRDIGPKLWQLLTEVLGKKVSKSNMRSVLKRQWSKSFQPDRVEETSDNSIQNYAKDFHSNSFSNALAPTSNPPVSKEEFKGNVDWGEAIDVSVFYGRTEELNILEQWLTKEGCRLVGLLGMGGIGKTSLAAKLAQQVQDRFEYVVWRSLHNAPSLFELLANLIQFFSQSQVLEVDLPNSLDGRISKLMDFLRKHRCLIVLDNAETILQSGAIAGSYREGYEEYGQLMRRMGELVHASCVVVTSREKPKEVAFLEGKSLPVRSLQLKGLEVVDGQKIFEIKGLWGSESEILAVVDRYAGNALALKIVATTILDIFNGNISKFLEEDTSVYGSIRELLDQQFSRLSNLEKNIIYWLAIDREPVTISELQDDIIALILPRKLLEALESLVRRSLVEKRASLFTLQPVVMEYITDNLVQQIWQEISTQNTNLLTSHALIKATAKDYIKEIQTRLILKPAIDGLLTVFRSQESLRNQIRKIFLKLRETLPQEQNYIAGNILNLLCYLKTDLSYYDFSYLTVRQADLRNVNLHNVNFVHANLERTVFAESFSGILSLVFSPDRKLLAVGDMNGEIRVYQVSDWRQLNILTGHTDWVTSIAFSPDSSILASGSEDQTINLWNVANGQHFNTLQGHKKGISSLVFASRPSPNNSDNQIILASGSDDKTVKIWDVRDGRCLKTLQGHSDMVRAVVFSPDNQILVSGSVDTTLKLWDARNGKCLSTLQENNEGIWSVAISPDGHILASASGGTVNVWDIHTGKCQMKLQGHGGWVISVAFSKDGQTLASGSWDRTVKLWNVSNGQCLKTLQGHNNIIRAVHFSHDGQILASGSDDQSLRLWDVSTGQCLKTMQGYSSRIWSIASSPDGQILASTSQKMVKLWNINTGQSFRNLLGHSNGVRALAFSPNGQMLASASEDKTVKIWDISTGECLRTLYGHTNWVWSLAFSYDGLTLASGSHDCTIKLWNIFDGKCLKTIREEKHGVLSVAFSPDGLTLASGGHDHTVRLWNVFDGKCLRTLHEHTGWVWSIAFSPDGQMLSSGSGDHTVRLWNVFDGKCLRTLHGHTGWVWSIAFSPDGRILSSGSMDQTVKLWDIKTGQFLKTLRGHNRGVLSVTFSPSEYTLISSSEDETLRIWQISTGLCVKILRDKRLYEGMKIASATGLTDATVTTLKTLGAIESALEHFSSM; this is translated from the coding sequence ATGGACTTTAAGGAATTGTTGGAATTTACTGATGAAGCTGTCTTCATAAAAGTGGGAAGGCGGTTGAGTGCAGTAGAGATTACCATCCTTAAAGGTTCTTGGGAGAATTTGACCTACGAGCAAATTGCTGGAATTGCTAACTCCTCACTAGTACGGGTAAAACGAGATATTGGTCCTAAACTTTGGCAGTTACTTACTGAAGTACTGGGTAAGAAGGTTAGCAAAAGTAATATGCGCTCTGTTCTTAAACGCCAGTGGAGCAAATCTTTTCAGCCAGACAGAGTGGAGGAAACTTCAGATAATTCCATCCAAAATTATGCTAAAGATTTTCATTCTAATTCTTTCAGCAATGCACTTGCTCCAACATCAAACCCCCCTGTTTCCAAGGAGGAATTCAAGGGGAATGTAGATTGGGGAGAAGCAATTGATGTTTCTGTGTTTTATGGACGCACAGAGGAACTCAATATACTAGAGCAATGGTTGACAAAAGAAGGTTGTCGATTGGTAGGGCTGTTGGGAATGGGAGGTATTGGGAAAACCTCTCTGGCTGCAAAGCTAGCACAACAAGTTCAAGATCGTTTTGAGTATGTTGTTTGGCGCTCGCTCCATAACGCTCCATCACTTTTTGAGCTTTTAGCAAACTTAATTCAATTTTTTTCTCAATCCCAAGTTTTAGAAGTTGATTTGCCAAACAGTCTGGATGGTAGAATTTCTAAACTCATGGATTTTTTACGCAAACATCGTTGTCTGATTGTTCTTGATAATGCTGAGACCATCCTACAAAGTGGTGCGATCGCGGGAAGCTATCGAGAAGGCTATGAGGAATACGGTCAACTGATGAGAAGAATGGGTGAATTAGTTCACGCGAGTTGTGTTGTGGTGACGTCACGGGAAAAACCGAAAGAAGTGGCGTTTCTTGAAGGCAAATCGCTACCGGTTCGCTCACTACAACTGAAGGGTTTAGAGGTGGTAGATGGGCAAAAAATCTTTGAAATTAAAGGGTTATGGGGTTCCGAATCGGAAATACTAGCAGTGGTCGATCGCTATGCTGGTAATGCTTTAGCCTTGAAAATAGTCGCTACAACCATTTTAGATATTTTTAATGGTAATATTTCTAAATTTTTAGAAGAAGATACATCAGTTTACGGTAGCATTCGAGAACTTTTAGATCAACAATTTTCCCGGTTATCAAATTTAGAAAAAAATATAATATATTGGTTGGCAATCGATCGCGAACCAGTGACAATATCAGAGTTACAAGATGATATTATAGCACTGATACTACCCAGAAAATTACTCGAAGCTCTAGAATCTCTGGTCAGGCGATCGCTAGTTGAAAAGAGAGCATCGCTTTTTACATTACAGCCTGTTGTAATGGAGTATATAACTGATAATTTAGTACAACAAATTTGGCAAGAAATTAGTACTCAAAATACTAATTTATTGACAAGTCATGCTTTAATAAAAGCCACAGCTAAAGATTATATTAAAGAGATTCAAACTCGCCTAATTCTTAAACCAGCGATCGATGGTTTGCTAACTGTTTTTAGAAGTCAAGAAAGCCTGAGAAATCAAATTAGAAAAATTTTCTTAAAACTGCGAGAGACCTTACCGCAAGAACAAAATTATATAGCGGGAAATATCTTAAATCTACTTTGTTATTTAAAAACAGATCTGAGTTACTACGATTTTTCATATCTTACTGTTCGGCAAGCCGATCTGCGAAATGTAAATTTGCACAATGTGAATTTTGTGCATGCTAATTTAGAGAGAACGGTATTTGCTGAAAGCTTCAGTGGTATTTTGTCGTTAGTATTTAGCCCCGATCGGAAATTGCTAGCAGTAGGGGATATGAATGGCGAAATTCGCGTATACCAAGTCAGTGATTGGAGACAGTTAAATATCTTAACCGGTCATACGGATTGGGTAACATCAATTGCCTTCAGTCCTGACAGTAGTATTCTTGCCAGTGGGAGTGAAGATCAAACAATCAATCTTTGGAATGTTGCAAACGGACAGCATTTTAATACCTTGCAGGGACACAAAAAAGGAATTTCCTCACTCGTTTTTGCTTCACGACCAAGCCCGAATAATTCAGATAACCAAATAATACTAGCGAGTGGTAGTGATGACAAGACTGTAAAAATATGGGATGTCAGGGATGGTAGGTGCTTAAAAACGCTGCAAGGACATAGTGATATGGTGCGAGCAGTTGTTTTTAGTCCTGACAACCAAATATTAGTAAGTGGTAGCGTAGATACAACACTGAAGTTATGGGATGCAAGGAATGGTAAGTGTTTGAGCACTTTACAGGAAAACAATGAAGGGATTTGGTCAGTTGCTATTAGCCCAGATGGGCACATACTTGCTAGTGCGAGTGGCGGCACAGTTAACGTATGGGATATTCACACTGGGAAATGTCAGATGAAGTTGCAAGGTCATGGCGGTTGGGTGATTTCAGTTGCATTTAGTAAAGATGGGCAAACCCTTGCAAGTGGCAGTTGGGATCGAACAGTAAAATTGTGGAATGTCAGTAACGGTCAATGTCTCAAAACTTTGCAAGGACACAATAATATAATTCGAGCCGTACACTTCAGCCACGATGGTCAAATTCTAGCAAGTGGTAGTGACGATCAATCGCTAAGACTGTGGGATGTTAGCACGGGTCAGTGCTTAAAAACAATGCAGGGGTATAGCAGCAGGATCTGGTCAATTGCTTCGAGCCCTGATGGTCAAATACTGGCAAGTACCAGTCAAAAAATGGTGAAACTGTGGAACATCAATACTGGTCAAAGCTTTAGAAACTTGTTAGGGCATAGTAATGGAGTTCGAGCATTGGCTTTCAGTCCTAACGGTCAAATGCTAGCAAGTGCCAGTGAAGACAAAACCGTCAAGATATGGGATATCAGTACTGGTGAATGTTTGAGAACATTGTACGGACATACGAATTGGGTTTGGTCATTGGCTTTCAGTTATGACGGTCTCACTTTGGCTAGTGGCAGTCACGACTGCACGATAAAGTTATGGAATATTTTTGATGGTAAGTGTTTAAAAACTATACGTGAAGAAAAACATGGAGTTTTGTCAGTAGCTTTTAGTCCAGATGGTCTCACTTTAGCAAGTGGCGGTCACGATCATACAGTCAGGTTATGGAATGTTTTTGATGGTAAGTGCTTGAGAACTTTGCACGAGCATACAGGGTGGGTTTGGTCAATCGCCTTTAGCCCTGACGGGCAAATGTTAAGTAGTGGTAGTGGAGATCACACAGTAAGGCTGTGGAATGTTTTTGATGGTAAGTGCTTGAGAACTTTGCACGGACATACAGGGTGGGTTTGGTCAATCGCCTTCAGCCCTGACGGAAGAATCTTAAGCAGTGGTAGCATGGATCAAACGGTAAAGTTATGGGATATTAAAACAGGTCAATTTCTTAAAACACTAAGGGGACACAATCGGGGAGTTTTGTCAGTCACCTTCAGCCCGAGCGAGTATACTCTGATTAGTAGCAGTGAAGATGAGACATTGAGAATTTGGCAGATCTCAACAGGTCTGTGTGTGAAAATTTTAAGAGATAAAAGACTTTACGAAGGGATGAAAATCGCTAGCGCAACTGGGTTAACAGATGCGACGGTTACCACCTTAAAGACTTTAGGAGCTATAGAGTCTGCATTGGAGCATTTTTCATCTATGTAA
- a CDS encoding SDR family NAD(P)-dependent oxidoreductase: MDLQLKGKRALVTGSSSGIGEGIAKALAKEGVTVVVHGRNEKEASRVVREIAVDGGKAFVAIGDLATDGGAEQVVHKVLSVLGAVDILVNNAGTYSMRGWMNSTPNQWLELYNINVVSMVRTTLLLLPQMQELGWGRIINIASSVATKPTSVADYSATKAANLNLTVSLAQELTGTGIAVNAVSPGSIVTPRLNDIMLQIGLNQGWGTDLVQIQQHMLRGLMNNPTNSLGKVEDVAHIVTFLASPLADYINGANLRVDGGWVPTMN, encoded by the coding sequence ATGGACTTGCAACTAAAAGGAAAACGCGCTCTTGTCACTGGTAGTAGCTCTGGAATTGGTGAAGGTATTGCTAAAGCACTAGCAAAAGAAGGGGTGACGGTAGTGGTGCATGGTCGGAATGAAAAAGAAGCGAGTCGCGTTGTTCGAGAGATTGCAGTAGATGGTGGAAAAGCGTTTGTTGCTATTGGTGACTTAGCGACTGATGGAGGAGCAGAGCAAGTAGTACATAAGGTTTTATCAGTTCTTGGTGCTGTAGATATTCTGGTTAACAATGCTGGTACTTATTCAATGCGAGGCTGGATGAACTCCACCCCCAACCAATGGTTGGAGCTTTACAATATCAATGTTGTTTCTATGGTACGCACAACCCTGTTACTGTTGCCGCAAATGCAAGAATTGGGTTGGGGACGTATTATTAACATCGCCAGTAGTGTAGCAACAAAACCAACGTCTGTGGCTGACTATTCAGCAACCAAAGCTGCCAACCTCAACTTAACAGTGAGTTTGGCACAAGAGTTGACTGGAACAGGGATTGCAGTGAATGCCGTTAGCCCTGGTTCAATTGTTACACCTCGTTTGAATGACATTATGCTTCAGATTGGTTTGAACCAAGGATGGGGTACAGACTTAGTGCAGATCCAGCAGCATATGTTGCGAGGGCTGATGAACAATCCCACCAATTCCCTGGGAAAAGTTGAAGACGTAGCTCATATTGTGACTTTTCTTGCCAGTCCTCTTGCTGATTACATCAATGGTGCAAACTTACGTGTAGATGGTGGTTGGGTACCAACAATGAACTAG
- a CDS encoding WD40 repeat domain-containing protein, with product MEKHKQKRKRGVVLSLAGLKKLQEARYQAEIQENDGARFTLEELSYRTQLAPFTVSKVIAREEGVDKQTLEYFFRAFGLVLTTSDYLRVGSVRNESCLVSSGVGSEEENPPISHSLFPIAPDSQKESQLPHCDWGEVVDISIFFGRTKELTQLEHWILNDRCRLIVLLGMGGIGKSSLSVKLATQIQTQFEFVAWRSLRNSPSLLDLLTSLLKFFANGKAINLSPNSSNISQDITQLCIAQLMQHLRSHRCLIVLDNVESILASQEHSGRYQSGYEDYKELFKQVGEISHQSCVVLTSREKPQEITILEGEILPVRSLHLTGLSTNAALELVRTKSFFCGSDADWKNLIQHYSGNPLALKIIATTIQELFDGNIQEFQTQGTTVFGSIYDLLEQQFYRLSPLEKDLLYWLTINREPVTIAELREDLVLPISSMKLLEALDSLSRRNLIEKKSDLQTSVQFTLQPVVMEYVTRNLVQRVCSELLEWGQGDRGDKGDKGEFFSASSSVSSFLFQSHALMKATAKDNIRIAQAKLILQPIVEQLLLNLRTKSAIENLLSQVLYELQRLGKGRQEDKVANSPLSPLSPLSSLEPGYAAGNILNLLCHIQSDLTGYNLSHLTIWQAYLQETSLKQVNFTGSDLSKSVFAKTFSSTVFTVFSPDGKTLATSHTEGQICLWDAVTGQQIVRFQGHTGSAWCVAFSPDGSILASCSQNDNIKLWDVMTGQCLRTLQGHAGGAFVIVFSPCGSRLVSGGTDSDIRVWNLNTGECTQILRGHESAIFSLAFSPDNSILASGSDDKTIKLWEFTKGVCIKSLSGHTECIRSVTFSSAGMLASGALDPIIRLWDVDRGLCIGTLEGHNNGVPKVIFLDNGNTLASSSIDTTIRVWDVATKRCLKTLQGHNNSVYAIAINHQETLLASGGDDFSVRLWDITTGECIRIFQGMHNWIADVAFAPVGSKGQTKQEKTIVSGGYDRIIRLWNLEGEYRRFTGHTDFLFSVVFSPDGRTIASGSADRTIRLWDVSTGQCLKVLQGHTGTVTSAIFSPDGHLLASSGYDRTIKLWDIATGQPVQTLPAAVTLSLSFSPDGKKLAAGGFDNAIRVWDLETYQCNQIFQGQSSWVWWVAISPNGKILATGSADGTVRLWDITTSQCLHLLHAHDNWVWTIAFNPESNILATGSSDGTIKLWDVVTGDCMATLTDHDVWVISVAFSPEGQLLVSGDGNAQLKIWDVETKQCIKTMRIERLYESTNIYKVTGLTEAQKSNLLALGAVEER from the coding sequence ATGGAAAAGCACAAGCAAAAACGCAAGCGGGGTGTTGTCCTCAGCCTTGCAGGATTGAAGAAGCTACAAGAAGCTAGGTATCAGGCGGAAATCCAGGAAAATGACGGCGCAAGGTTCACCCTGGAGGAATTAAGCTATCGTACTCAGTTAGCTCCTTTTACAGTTTCTAAGGTGATAGCACGGGAAGAAGGAGTTGATAAGCAAACTCTTGAGTATTTTTTTAGAGCTTTTGGCTTGGTGTTGACCACAAGTGACTATTTAAGAGTTGGGAGTGTTAGAAACGAGTCATGTTTGGTCTCATCAGGCGTTGGGAGTGAAGAAGAAAATCCCCCGATTTCCCATTCCCTCTTCCCCATCGCCCCCGATTCCCAAAAAGAGTCCCAACTTCCCCACTGTGATTGGGGAGAAGTTGTTGATATCTCGATATTTTTTGGGCGCACTAAGGAATTGACTCAGTTAGAACATTGGATCTTGAATGACCGTTGTCGCCTCATTGTTCTACTGGGAATGGGAGGAATTGGCAAATCTTCCCTATCGGTAAAACTAGCAACTCAAATTCAAACACAATTTGAGTTTGTCGCTTGGCGCAGTCTTCGTAATAGCCCGTCTCTTTTAGATTTATTAACGAGTTTGCTAAAGTTTTTTGCCAACGGTAAAGCAATAAACTTATCTCCAAATAGTAGCAATATTTCGCAAGATATTACACAATTATGCATTGCACAACTTATGCAACATTTGCGATCGCATCGCTGCTTGATTGTATTAGATAATGTAGAATCTATATTAGCAAGTCAAGAGCACTCCGGACGTTACCAATCGGGCTATGAGGACTACAAAGAACTTTTCAAACAAGTAGGAGAAATATCCCATCAAAGCTGTGTTGTTCTGACCAGTCGTGAAAAACCTCAAGAAATTACAATTTTAGAAGGTGAAATTTTACCCGTTCGGTCTTTACATTTAACAGGATTAAGTACTAATGCAGCGCTAGAGTTAGTGAGAACCAAAAGTTTTTTCTGCGGCTCGGATGCAGATTGGAAAAACTTAATACAGCATTATTCAGGTAATCCTTTGGCGCTGAAAATTATCGCTACTACCATTCAGGAATTGTTTGACGGTAATATTCAAGAGTTTCAAACTCAAGGCACTACAGTTTTTGGTAGTATCTATGATTTATTGGAGCAGCAATTTTATCGTCTTTCTCCACTAGAGAAAGATTTACTGTACTGGTTAACCATCAATAGGGAACCAGTGACAATAGCAGAGTTGCGTGAAGATTTAGTCTTACCCATATCTTCCATGAAACTTTTGGAAGCATTAGATTCTCTTAGCAGGCGAAATTTAATTGAAAAAAAATCAGATCTACAAACTTCCGTACAATTTACTCTTCAACCTGTGGTGATGGAATATGTTACAAGAAATTTGGTTCAACGCGTATGTAGTGAACTTCTGGAGTGGGGACAAGGGGATAGAGGGGATAAGGGAGACAAGGGAGAATTTTTCTCTGCTTCTTCTTCAGTGTCTAGTTTCTTGTTCCAAAGTCATGCATTGATGAAAGCGACTGCTAAAGATAATATCAGGATTGCTCAAGCTAAGTTGATTCTTCAGCCTATTGTTGAGCAATTGCTGTTAAACCTACGCACCAAGTCAGCAATTGAAAATCTGCTTTCTCAAGTTTTGTATGAACTGCAGAGGTTAGGAAAAGGTAGACAAGAAGACAAAGTAGCCAATTCTCCCTTGTCCCCCTTGTCCCCCTTGTCTTCACTAGAACCGGGGTATGCAGCTGGTAATATTCTTAACTTGCTGTGTCATATACAAAGTGATTTGACTGGTTATAATTTATCTCACCTCACAATTTGGCAGGCATATCTCCAGGAAACTTCTTTAAAACAAGTTAACTTTACTGGTAGCGATTTATCTAAGTCTGTCTTTGCCAAAACTTTCTCTAGCACTGTCTTTACGGTGTTTAGCCCAGATGGCAAAACCCTTGCGACATCTCATACAGAAGGTCAAATTTGTTTGTGGGATGCGGTTACAGGTCAGCAGATCGTTCGCTTTCAAGGGCATACTGGTTCTGCTTGGTGTGTTGCTTTTAGCCCGGATGGCAGCATACTTGCTAGTTGTTCGCAAAACGATAACATTAAATTGTGGGATGTTATGACCGGGCAATGTTTGAGAACTCTGCAAGGTCATGCAGGGGGAGCTTTTGTCATTGTTTTTTCTCCTTGTGGTAGCAGACTCGTTAGCGGAGGTACAGACTCTGATATTCGAGTTTGGAATCTCAATACGGGAGAGTGTACTCAAATTTTACGAGGACATGAAAGCGCAATCTTTTCTCTAGCTTTTAGTCCGGATAACAGCATTCTTGCTAGCGGTAGTGATGATAAAACCATCAAATTATGGGAATTCACTAAAGGGGTGTGTATTAAAAGTCTATCAGGACATACTGAATGTATTCGTTCTGTAACATTTAGTTCTGCAGGGATGCTTGCAAGCGGAGCTTTAGATCCAATTATTAGACTTTGGGATGTGGATCGGGGTTTATGTATTGGAACTTTAGAAGGGCACAATAATGGAGTTCCTAAAGTAATTTTTTTGGATAACGGAAATACTCTTGCCAGCTCTAGTATAGACACAACAATTCGAGTGTGGGATGTTGCTACCAAACGATGCCTCAAAACTTTGCAAGGACATAACAACTCCGTTTATGCGATCGCAATTAACCACCAAGAAACTTTGCTTGCTAGTGGTGGTGACGACTTTTCTGTAAGGCTATGGGATATTACTACTGGAGAATGTATCAGAATATTCCAGGGAATGCACAATTGGATAGCTGATGTGGCTTTTGCTCCTGTAGGTTCTAAAGGGCAGACAAAACAAGAAAAAACCATTGTTAGTGGCGGTTACGATCGCATTATAAGATTGTGGAATTTAGAGGGTGAATACCGCCGTTTTACAGGACACACTGATTTTTTATTTTCCGTAGTCTTTAGCCCTGATGGACGTACCATAGCAAGTGGTAGCGCTGACCGAACCATTCGATTGTGGGATGTCTCGACAGGGCAGTGCCTGAAAGTTTTGCAAGGGCATACAGGTACAGTCACAAGCGCTATCTTTAGTCCTGACGGTCATCTCCTAGCAAGTAGCGGCTATGACCGTACTATTAAACTGTGGGATATAGCAACAGGTCAACCCGTGCAAACTCTACCTGCAGCCGTGACATTATCGCTTTCTTTTAGCCCTGATGGCAAAAAACTGGCTGCAGGTGGTTTTGACAACGCTATAAGAGTTTGGGATTTAGAAACATACCAGTGCAATCAAATCTTTCAAGGACAGAGCAGTTGGGTTTGGTGGGTTGCCATTAGCCCTAATGGAAAGATCCTTGCCACTGGTAGCGCTGATGGAACTGTGAGATTGTGGGATATAACCACAAGTCAATGTCTTCATCTATTACATGCTCATGATAATTGGGTATGGACTATAGCTTTCAACCCCGAGAGCAATATCCTTGCTACTGGTAGTAGCGACGGTACTATCAAACTCTGGGACGTAGTGACAGGTGATTGCATGGCAACTTTAACTGACCATGATGTCTGGGTTATATCTGTTGCTTTCAGCCCTGAGGGTCAGCTTTTAGTAAGTGGAGATGGAAATGCTCAGCTAAAAATTTGGGATGTAGAGACAAAACAGTGCATAAAGACTATGAGAATTGAACGTCTTTATGAATCTACAAATATTTACAAAGTTACCGGTTTAACAGAAGCACAAAAATCAAATTTGCTTGCTTTAGGAGCAGTTGAGGAAAGGTAG
- the nuoB gene encoding NADH-quinone oxidoreductase subunit NuoB, translated as MTNSVINPIEHSQVTQQLSENIILTTVDDLYNWAKMSSLYPLMFGTACCFMEFMAAYASRFDMERFGMIPRATPRQADLLITAGTITMKYAPNLVRLYEQMPEPKYVIAMGACTITGGMFCTDSPSAVRGVDKLIPVDVYIPGCPPRPEAVIDAIIKLRKKIANESMQDRQQIQQTHRYYSTTHKMKVVSPINDGQYLKSSTRVAPPPEITAATGLELPLALQPATNSRDF; from the coding sequence ATGACTAACTCTGTAATTAATCCTATTGAGCATTCACAAGTCACGCAACAACTCTCTGAAAATATTATTCTCACAACCGTAGACGACCTGTACAACTGGGCAAAAATGTCTAGTTTATATCCCTTGATGTTCGGGACAGCCTGCTGCTTTATGGAATTTATGGCTGCTTATGCTTCCCGATTTGATATGGAAAGATTTGGCATGATTCCCCGTGCGACTCCCCGACAAGCAGACTTGTTGATTACTGCGGGTACAATCACCATGAAGTATGCGCCAAACTTGGTACGGCTTTACGAACAAATGCCAGAACCAAAATATGTCATTGCTATGGGAGCATGCACAATTACTGGCGGTATGTTCTGTACCGATTCCCCTTCTGCTGTTCGAGGTGTAGATAAGTTAATCCCAGTTGATGTTTATATTCCGGGATGTCCTCCCAGACCGGAGGCTGTTATTGATGCCATCATCAAATTGCGGAAAAAGATTGCCAACGAGAGCATGCAAGATAGACAGCAGATTCAGCAAACTCACCGTTACTACAGCACTACCCATAAAATGAAAGTTGTCAGCCCTATTAACGATGGGCAATACTTGAAAAGCTCAACACGAGTTGCACCACCGCCAGAAATTACCGCAGCTACTGGATTGGAATTACCTTTAGCTCTTCAACCTGCTACAAACTCTCGCGATTTCTAA
- a CDS encoding helix-turn-helix domain-containing protein: MQQRSTAFRDHQSDSFGMLLKHWREQRGYSQLKLALKSQVSQRHISFLESGRAKPSQDMVIQLATVLEIPMRQQNLMLTAAGFAPIYAETDLSAPEMTSIRQALDFMLQQQEPYPALVVDRYWNLLLPNNGATRLINSFIDPHKLQTLFYRDGKINLMRVVFHSQGVRPFIVNWEDFANQALQRLHREVNAYSGSLPNLEGESEPSSLLLNELMSYPGVSEIWQTSHKTAQNALLLTLHLKREDMELQFFSTIATLGTPYDITLQELRIECLFPADETTERIWKKAIA, from the coding sequence ATGCAGCAACGTTCAACTGCTTTTCGCGACCACCAGTCCGACTCATTCGGAATGCTCTTAAAACACTGGCGAGAGCAACGCGGGTACAGTCAACTCAAGCTAGCACTCAAAAGTCAAGTCTCTCAACGACATATTAGTTTTCTAGAGTCAGGACGAGCGAAACCCAGTCAAGACATGGTTATTCAATTGGCGACAGTTCTGGAAATTCCAATGAGACAGCAAAATCTTATGCTGACAGCGGCGGGATTTGCCCCCATTTATGCTGAGACCGACCTGTCAGCTCCTGAAATGACCTCAATTCGCCAAGCACTTGATTTTATGCTCCAGCAACAGGAACCTTACCCAGCGCTCGTGGTCGATCGCTACTGGAATTTGCTGCTACCCAACAATGGAGCCACTCGACTTATTAACAGTTTCATCGATCCACATAAATTACAAACCCTCTTCTATAGAGATGGAAAAATTAATTTGATGCGGGTCGTGTTCCATTCCCAAGGTGTGCGTCCGTTTATTGTCAACTGGGAAGACTTTGCAAACCAGGCGCTCCAACGACTGCATCGAGAAGTGAATGCTTATAGCGGGTCTTTGCCAAACTTAGAAGGGGAATCCGAGCCATCTTCTTTATTATTGAACGAACTGATGAGCTATCCGGGTGTTTCGGAGATTTGGCAAACTTCCCATAAAACAGCACAAAATGCCTTGCTGCTCACCCTTCATCTCAAGCGAGAGGATATGGAATTACAGTTTTTTTCGACCATTGCCACGTTAGGGACTCCTTATGACATCACGCTTCAGGAACTGCGGATCGAATGTCTGTTTCCTGCAGATGAAACAACCGAAAGAATCTGGAAGAAAGCGATCGCCTAA
- a CDS encoding DUF2834 domain-containing protein: MVKSMDISTKNSFNLMKPLYLLLTIVGLMVPWYWLLQDPSALLSPTLFLQKAFANNITIELMGDLLIAASAFFCFAWIELKRLGISRLWILLYIGLTFGIGLSCALPFFLYWREQSLEDNN, from the coding sequence ATGGTGAAGTCAATGGATATTTCGACAAAAAACTCATTTAACTTAATGAAACCACTGTATTTGCTACTTACTATTGTTGGCTTGATGGTGCCTTGGTATTGGCTGCTTCAAGATCCATCTGCGCTATTATCTCCAACCTTATTTCTACAAAAAGCATTTGCAAACAATATTACCATCGAGCTAATGGGCGATTTGCTCATTGCGGCAAGCGCTTTCTTTTGTTTTGCCTGGATTGAATTGAAGCGATTGGGCATTTCTCGGCTATGGATACTTCTTTATATTGGACTGACCTTTGGAATTGGGCTTTCTTGCGCCCTGCCATTTTTTCTGTACTGGAGAGAACAAAGCCTTGAAGACAACAATTGA